GCCGGCACAAAATACGTTGGAGGTAGAGGAGGCCGCTGCGGCGGTGAGTGATGGAAAGGGCGCGACTACGCGCGATTGTCCGAAGccggcgcacctaaccgcgCCGGTGGCGGATGCAATAACCGACGAGGACGTCGACTTCTCCGTCTATCAGCCTAACGGCGTAGAGCGGGTGAAGAAACTGGCTCAGAGAAAGAAGGAGCGGGGTTGTCCAATCCGGGACTTACCCAACCTGCCGCCTGTGCTGCAGTACCGGGATGTTCTCGGGAAGCAGCCCCGCGCTCCTACTCCTACCGGACGTGACGAAGAGGTCGGTAGAGAGTTGACGCGCTCACCTCGCGTCGTTCTGCGCGACGTGATGCGTGAATTCTCGATACCGCCTCCACAAGAACGAGACCATTCCACCGGACTTGATAGTGAGGACTGGCCCGCGGACTCCGACGATACTGCCTCGGACATATCGATGGACTCCGAGGGCCTGCCCACAACACCGGACAGGACACGCCTGAAAAGGCGAAACTCTGATGAAGACATGGGGCCGCCCATCAGTAAAGGGGCGGTGCCCAAAGCGAAGAAGGgacgtggccggccaccaacCACCGGCCAATACGTCGGCTTTGGTAAAGCTCAAGCGGAGCTAAACAAGGAGAAGGAGGAAGAACGCCGGGCTGCATTCAGGGCGAAAGTCGAGGAGGTAGCCCGAGCGGCACGGGAAGCGCGAGAAGCGAGGGAAGCGCGAGCGTCCCTTCGCGCAAGCCCTGCCCCGGCCGATAACACGGAGCAGACCAGCGCCGGCCTGGCAGCCGACGTAGAGAGGGCCTTAGACATGGTGACCATGGTCGCCACAAGGTCCTCCAACCTGAAAGGGACCTACCAGCgggccctcaaggaggcggtcgccTCTATAAAGGTGGCCGTCACCGAGATGAGAGGACGCGGTATGAATGAGGAGATGCGGGCACTGGAGGCGCAAAATGACCGCCTTCTGCGCCAAGTGAACGCGATGCGCCGGGAATTAGAGGAGCTCCGCCGTCGCGTCACTGGACCCGCAACTGACGACCTGCAAAAGATGTTGTCGGAGGTCTCACGTTCCAATATTGAGACCTTCGGCAACATGCTAAATGCAAGGATTGCCGGCTTGGAGGACAGGCTCCTTCCGGAGCCCCGAAGAAGACCGCCGCTGGCGGCGGACAGTGCTGGTCCATTATCCGGCGCCCCACCAACGGCGGCACAGAAGAAGACGCCGAAGCCGAAGAAGACGGCACCGGCGAAAGCCCCGGACGAGAGttcggcgggcggcgcggcggctccTTTACAGCCGCCCGCTGCACCTGTGGAGAAGAGGGCTGCAAAGCCCAACAAGaagaagaaaagaaagaagcggccatcaatggccgctcaggaggcggcaaagggggggcagaacaccaacgcccctcccgccgaggccccgtggaccacAGTCGGTCCGCGCAGGCCCAAACAGAAGAAGAAAGGGGCGGCTACTCCAGCTAAGGCCGCCCCCAAGAAGAAGAAAAGGGCGAAACTTCGTGCCCCTGCAACCGCGGCAATCACCGTCACGCTGATGGAGAGCGCCGCGGCGAAGGGGGTCACATATAAGGACGTCCTTTTAAAGGCGAAGGACGCCGCAACGGCCGGGATGGTGGAACTCAACATCGACAAGCTCGAGTTCCGCTTCCGTCAGGCCCAAACCGGCGCGCGCGTCCTCACCATACCTGGTGAGGGCGCCAACGAGAAAGCGGACGCCCTCGCCGCAAAGATGCGGGAGGTGCTGGACCCGGAAGAGGCGAAGATCGGTCGCCCGGCGAAATGCGTAGAAATGCGCATCGCCGGGCTGGACGACTCGGCCACAACCGCCGACGTGCTACAAGCGGTTGCCAGAGAAGGGGGGTGCCCGACTACATCCATCAGGTCGGGCCCCATAAAGAAAGGAAGGTGGGGCGATGGCTCGCTATGGCTGAGCGTCCCCGTCGCGGCAGCCAAGAAGCTGATCAGCTTGGGGCGGCTGCGAGTGGGCTGGGTCTCGGCGAAGGTgacactgctggccgcgaggcctaagcggtgttaccgatgccttgacaccggccacctggcgacgacatgccagtgcccggtggaccgcagCCGGAACTGCTTCCGCTGTGGgaagccggggcacaaggccgccgaGTGCCGGGAGAAGCAACCCAACTGCTTCTTCTGCGAGGCACTCGGCAAAGAGAAAGACCACGTGCTGGGTAGCAGCGGCTGCATCACAGTGAAGAAGCCGCTCCCCAGCACCAAGCGCCGGAAGAGACGAGGAGCTCCCTCCGATAAGGCTCGGCCGAAGGAGCCTGGAGCCGGCGGTGCTGGGGTTAGTCAGCCccagcccgccatggaggtggagccataggcccgtgggcggttgatcgggggatcgCCGCCCGCACGAAGGGCCCCGAGAAGAAAGCtccctagatgcccggggagctctcggtgaAGAAAGGCGGCGGCAGAACACCAGCCGCCGCAGCGGAGTAGTGCCGGATGCGGCGAACGGCTATGTTGGGTGCGGAAGTCCAGATAAGTGCCCGCGCCCCACGATGGCCtgaaggagggcatgggggggttttagtgggtaaaccttgtgtagggagtcccacatacccccgccccttcccccgaaggggtgggggatacgtaacgtatttcccctcctcaaaaaaaaaaaaaaaaaaaaaaaaaaaaaaaaaaaaaaaaaaaaaaaaaaaaggttaggttaggttgggggcgataccggtgcTCGACCCCCGACGACGAAGACGGACAAGGCGACAACATGTCATTCAGATTGACGACTTGCCGCCCTAGATGGGGAGCTCGGGCGACGGTATGGGGATGCCGCCGCCCAACGAACGAGCCCCTGAGAGGGTCGCGATGCGCTATGTACTcttcgcgcatcgcgacacCAGAGAACGGACTGCCTATGCAAGCCCTGGTAGGGCCTCTGTTCGGCGGTAGGAGCTGATTCGCTCTAACGAAGAGGAGCCTGCTATTAGCACGCGGGCAGACACGCTTGCAGAGCCGCGGAGTTGAGCTCGCGCGTTCTCGTGACCCTGCAAAGTGGTGCGATGAAGAGTAccgtcgggttttagtgggtagggctgcggtcaaTTCACCATCTTCACGACcgcagcgagccccacatactcGCTGGGGAGTCCCCAATCCCCGCGAGATGCGTCAAGGCATTTCccgacgaaaaaaaaaaaaaaaaaaaaaagggggcgataccggtccgtccacgttcgtgtccctgggcgcctgggtacgccaccccgccctttacacggacgtgacgtatccaggatggctgaacaccggtctttcctgtctttctctctttttatagtttactcttcatttgtattgttttgtttttgtttcactacCTTTCACCATCTTTTCTACTCTGTCTTTCCGTTTTGTTTACACTCTTCTTTACACCAGCGTGTGTTTCTGTGTACATGTGTGTGAGTGTTTGTGGATGGATGGACCCGTGGGTCCCTAATCCCCGGTTTGTGGTGCCCGGCCTTGGGATGCGTGGCGAGCAGGTGGCTTACGTCGCAAGGGCACTAGGGCAGAATCTCCCTCTAAAGATCAAATCATGGCGGAACGTAATTTGAAAACTACTCCCCGGGTGGGTCTTGGTAGTCCGGTGGACACCAGGGAATCCCACACCCCCTCTAACCAGGGGGTCTGTCGGACGTATACGGGGCCGGCACAAAATACGTTGGAGGTAGAGGAGGCCGCTGCGGCGGTGAGTGATGGAAAGGGCGCGACTACGCGCGATTGTCCGAAGccggcgcacctaaccgcgCCGGTGGCGGATGCAATAACCGACGAGGACGTCGACTTCTCCGTCTATCAGCCTAACGGCGTAGAGCGGGTGAAGAAACTGGCTCAGAGAAAGAAGGAGCGGGGTTGTCCAATCCGGGACTTACCCAACCTGCCGCCTGTGCTGCAGTACCGGGATGTTCTCGGGAAGCAGCCCCGCGCTCCTACTCCTACCGGACGTGACGAAGAGGTCGGTAGAGAGTTGACGCGCTCACCTCGCGTCGTTCTGCGCGACGTGATGCGTGAATTCTCGATACCGCCTCCACAAGAACGAGACCATTCCACCGGACTTGATAGTGAGGACTGGCCCGCGGACTCCGACGATACTGCCTCGGACATATCGATGGACTCCGAGGGCCTGCCCACAACACCGGACAGGACACGCCTGAAAAGGCGAAACTCTGATGAAGACATGGGGCCGCCCATCAGTAAAGGGGCGGTGCCCAAAGCGAAGAAGGgacgtggccggccaccaacCACCGGCCAATACGTCGGCTTTGGTAAAGCTCAAGCGGAGCTAAACAAGGAGAAGGAGGAAGAACGCCGGGCTGCATTCAGGGCGAAAGTCGAGGAGGTAGCCCGAGCGGCACGGGAAGCGCGAGAAGCGAGGGAAGCGCGAGCGTCCCTTCGCGCAAGCCCTGCCCCGGCCGATAACACGGAGCAGACCAGCGCCGGCCTGGCAGCCGACGTAGAGAGGGCCTTAGACATGGTGACCATGGTCGCCACAAGGTCCTCCAACCTGAAAGGGACCTACCAGCgggccctcaaggaggcggtcgccTCTATAAAGGTGGCCGTCACCGAGATGAGAGGACGCGGTATGAATGAGGAGATGCGGGCACTGGAGGCGCAAAATGACCGCCTTCTGCGCCAAGTGAACGCGATGCGCCGGGAATTAGAGGAGCTCCGCCGTCGCGTCACTGGACCCGCAACTGACGACCTGCAAAAGATGTTGTCGGAGGTCTCACGTTCCAATATTGAGACCTTCGGCAACATGCTAAATGCAAGGATTGCCGGCTTGGAGGACAGGCTCCTTCCGGAGCCCCGAAGAAGACCGCCGCTGGCGGCGGACAGTGCTGGTCCATTATCCGGCGCCCCACCAACGGCGGCACAGAAGAAGACGCCGAAGCCGAAGAAGACGGCACCGGCGAAAGCCCCGGACGAGAGttcggcgggcggcgcggcggctccTTTACAGCCGCCCGCTGCACCTGTGGAGAAGAGGGCTGCAAAGCCCAACAAGaagaagaaaagaaagaagcggccatcaatggccgctcaggaggcggcaaagggggggcagaacaccaacgcccctcccgccgaggccccgtggaccacAGTCGGTCCGCGCAGGCCCAAACAGAAGAAGAAAGGGGCGGCTACTCCAGCTAAGGCCGCCCCCAAGAAGAAGAAAAGGGCGAAACTTCGTGCCCCTGCAACCGCGGCAATCACCGTCACGCTGATGGAGAGCGCCGCGGCGAAGGGGGTCACATATAAGGACGTCCTTTTAAAGGCGAAGGACGCCGCAACGGCCGGGATGGTGGAACTCAACATCGACAAGCTCGAGTTCCGCTTCCGTCAGGCCCAAACCGGCGCGCGCGTCCTCACCATACCTGGTGAGGGCGCCAACGAGAAAGCGGACGCCCTCGCCGCAAAGATGCGGGAGGTGCTGGACCCGGAAGAGGCGAAGATCGGTCGCCCGGCGAAATGCGTAGAAATGCGCATCGCCGGGCTGGACGACTCGGCCACAACCGCCGACGTGCTACAAGCGGTTGCCAGAGAAGGGGGGTGCCCGACTACATCCATCAGGTCGGGCCCCATAAAGAAAGGAAGGTGGGGCGATGGCTCGCTATGGCTGAGCGTCCCCGTCGCGGCAGCCAAGAAGCTGATCAGCTTGGGGCGGCTGCGAGTGGGCTGGGTCTCGGCGAAGGTgacactgctggccgcgaggcctaagcggtgttaccgatgccttgacaccggccacctggcgacgacatgccagtgcccggtggaccgcagCCGGAACTGCTTCCGCTGTGGgaagccggggcacaaggccgccgaGTGCCGGGAGAAGCAACCCAACTGCTTCTTCTGCGAGGCACTCGGCAAAGAGAAAGACCACGTGCTGGGTAGCAGCGGCTGCATCACAGTGAAGAAGCCGCTCCCCAGCACCAAGCGCCGGAAGAGACGAGGAGCTCCCTCCGATAAGGCTCGGCCGAAGGAGCCTGGAGCCGGCGGTGCTGGGGTTAGTCAGCCccagcccgccatggaggtggagccataggcccgtgggcggttgatcgggggatcgCCGCCCGCACGAAGGGCCCCGAGAAGAAAGCtccctagatgcccggggagctctcggtgaAGAAAGGCGGCGGCAGAACACCAGCCGCCGCAGCGGAGTAGTGCCGGATGCGGCGAACGGCTATGTTGGGTGCGGAAGTCCAGATAAGTGCCCGCGCCCCACGATGGCCtgaaggagggcatgggggggttttagtgggtaaaccttgtgtagggagtcccacatacccccgccccttcccccgaaggggtgggggatacgtaacgtatttcccctcctcaaaaaaaaaaaaaaaaaaaggttaggttaggttaggttaggttaggttaggttgggggcgataccggtccgtccacgttcgtgtccctgggcgcctgggtgcgccgccccgccctttacacggggtgaggcactcaggatggctgaacgccggtctttCACTATCTTTCTCTTCTTTTTGGTACGATACTCttcttttgtattgttttattttagttgtccTATCTTTCACCATCTTTTCTTCTCTATCTTTCATTTTTTGTTGTGCTCTTCTCTACATCattgtttgtttgtgtgtgaAATTCAGTGAGTGATTGTGTGATGGATGGGCCCGTGGGCCCCGAACCCTAAGCTGGTGACGTCCGGTGACGGGGTGCATGGCGAGTCGGTGACTACGCACCTAGGATGTGGGGCAGAATCACCCCCAAATGATCAAATATGGAAGAGCGTATTTTGAAAAACACTCCCCGGGTGGGTCTTGGTGGTCCGGTGGACACCAGGGAATCCCACACCTCTTCGGAGGTCTGTCGGGCGTATACGGGGCCGGCACAAAATGCGTTGGAGGGTGTGGAGGCCGCTGCGGCGGCGAGTGGAGGTGGTGGCGCATCTTCGCGCGATGGTCCGAAACCGGCGCTCCTAACCGCGCCGGTGGCGAACATACTAACGACGAACGACAACTCCAGGCACACGGCCCGATCGCCGGTGGTGCAGTTGGAGCGATTACTTGGTTTGGAAGGCGGATCGCGGGTGACGACACCCGTGTCCGATATCGATTTGGCTTTGTCGACAGCAAGTGAAGGAGAAAGTGGATCACGGGTATTAACGCCTGTATCCACTGGTACAGTTCGCTCAGGTTTGTTTTTCAAGCCTGGGATTGGAAGTGACGAGAGCGACAGTGAGTCTGCTGTCTCCCAAAACAAGGATGATGACATGCACAAGACTAAAGACCGCTTCCGACGCAAGAGGCGTGGTAGCGAGTTGGAGGATAGCCCGGAGAAGAATAGGGGAGCAGCGAGGAAGCCCTCCTCCAAACGAGGTAGAGGGAGACCTCCCACCACAGGGATGTACGTCGGTTTGGCCAAGGCCAAAAAAGACTTTAACGACGAGGAGATGAGAGCTATGCAGCTCGAGGCCGAGAAAGAGATTTTTGAGTCAGGCAGGAGAATACCGCAGTTCCGGGCAGGCCGGCTGTCGGGCAACTCCTCAAACTCGGACGCGACTGCTGTAGAGGCGCGGGAAGTTACGGCGGCTTCTGTGGGCGTCGTAATTACCGAATGTCTGGGGGCCATTAACAGTGTGGCCGTGAAGTCGAAAAATCTGAAGGGGACTTCTGTCGCTACTCTTAAAAAAGCGACCCAGGCACTAAGTGAGGCCTTCTCGGCCATAATGAATCGGTCAGTCTCGGATGAGACGAGAGCCCTTGAGGCGGCGAACGCACGTCTCTCAAGGGAAATCAACGAGATGAAAGCGGAGTTGGAAGCCGTCAAGCGCAAGCTCGCCGATGCCCAACCACAACCCACTCCTGTCTCTATCGGAAGGGAGTTGGATGTGGAAGAGCTCCTACAGCGGGCAGTGCGCGAGGCGGTCTCGCTGACGAACGCCCGGATGGACGCGCGGCTGGAGGGTCTCGAGGCCCGGCTTTTGCCGGAGCCACGCCTAAGACCTCCTCTGGCCGCAGATAAGAAAAACGACGAAGCCCAAGGCGCAGCGGTAGCAGCGTCGAAGGCCAAGGAGAGGACTCCGGAGCCGGAGCATGCGGTGTCAACTCTGATGCCTCCGTTGAATCCTGGTCCGGctctgaaaaagaaaaagaaagttAATAAAAAGTCGGCCGCAGCCGTAGAAGCGGCGGCCGCCAGACGCGACACTGCCCCATCTACGGCTGCGAAAGGACCAAATCCGACCGAGCAATGGTCGGAAGTAGTCAAAAGGGGAGGGAAGATTCAGAAGAAGGGCGAAGGAAAGAAGGAAGGGCCTAAACAGAAAGGACAGGCTAAGAAAAAGAGAAAGAGAAAAAGTCTCCGCGCTCCTAAAACTGCGGCAGTAGTTATCACACTGCAGGAGGGTGCGGAGAAGAGGGGCGTCACGTACAAAGACGTGATGGACAAGGCCAAGGGGAGTCTCGATATTGTCACCCTCGAGATCCCCGCGGTCAAGTTTAAGCGGGCCGTGACCGGGGCCCGTATGTACGAGGTCTCGGGATCGTCCTGCAAGGAGAAGGCGGATACTCTGGCAAGTAAGCTGAGAGAGGTTTTAGGAGAGGAAGACGTCCGGATATCTCGGCCACAAAAGTGTGCCGAGCTTCGAATATCGGGAATGGACGACTCCGCCACTGCGTCGGAGGTTGCCGCAGCCATCGCAAGAGCTGGTTGCTGCGCGGCTGAGGACATAAAGGTGGGAGAAATAAGAGTGGATCGTAGTGGCTGCGGCACGGCCTGGGTAAAGTGCCCGGTCGAGGCCGCAAAGGTAGTGACAGCGCCTGGTGCCAAACTGTACGTCGGGTGGACCATGGTGCGCGTGACGCTTCTGTCGGCACGCGTCATGCGATGCTACCGTTGCCACGAAGTCGGTCATACGCGGGCGACTTGCCCCTCTGATACAGACCGAGGAGATTTGTGTTTCCGCTGTGGGCAGCCTGGTCACACAATCAAGACCTGCGGAAACCCACCCCACTGCGCGCTGTGCGCGGCGAACGGGAGGAAGGCGGACCACGTCGTAGGGAGCACACCCTGCAAGATACCGCGGAAGAAGGGAAAGGGCTCCAATAAGAGCCAATCGCCCAAGGCTGCTACTCCAACTACAGTAGCCTCTGGAGCGGGAGTGGCCCCCATGGAAGCCCAATAACGGATTCCATAAGGTTCTTGCAGGGGAACCTGAACCACAGCGCTCAGGCGCAGGATTTGTGGTCTCAGGAGATGCTGAGGAGGTCAATCGACGTCGGTGTGATTGCCGAGCCGTACCGAATCCTCCCTAGGGGTGACTGGTTGGGCAGCGCGGACTCGACGGTGGCGTTAGTGTTCGGTCCCAAAATCGTTCCTCCATCTACAAGGAGGTCGACTCGGGGCCGCGGCTTCATCGTTGCGGATGTGGGGGCCCTCACTGTCGTGGGGGTCTACTTTTCACCGAATAGACCCATCGCCGAGTTCGAGGCGTTTCTTCTCCGGCTCACCACCTTCGTGAACGGAGCAGCTAATCCCGTGGTCGTCGCCGGAGACTTCAATGCGAAGTCCACGCGCTGGGGTTCCCCGGCGACGGACGTGAGAGGCAGAGCAGTAACGGACTGGCTGGCAATCACCGGCCTGGTCGTGGCCAACAGAGGTGCCGCTAGTACCTGCGTCCGGCGGCAAGGTGAATCCATTGTGGACCTGACCTTTGTCAGTCCAACAATCGCTCGCCGAACAAGCGGCTGGAGGGTCCTCGGAGAGGTCGAGACCCTCTCGGACCACCTATACATAGGTTTCGAAATAGTCTCCGTGTCGGAACCTGGCCGCCGATTTCCATCCGGTGGCGGCCCAAGGTGGTCCCTGAGAGGTCTGGATCGAGACCTTCTCGAGGAAGCGGCCATCGTCGCATCGTGGGCACCTCTGCCGTCGGACGACGTCGAGGAGTGCGCGGATTGGCTGAATGAGGCAGCTCGCAACATTTGCGAAGCCTCAATGCCACGCGCTGGACCCGTCATGCCTCGGCGCCAGACCTACTGGTGGCGCCCGGAGCTTAGGCAACTCCGTCAGGAGTGCGTGGCCGCGCGACGCCGCTACTTGCGGTACCGCCGTCGACGGACGAGACAGGAGGCGGAAGAAGAAGCCGTCTACAACGGCTACCGATTGGCACGCCAGGCACTACGAGAGGCCATAAAGGTGGCGAAAAAGGAGGCGTGGGAGGAGTTTCTGGGCACATTGGAGCAGGATCCGTGGGGCAAGCCTTACAAATGGGTGAGGCAGAAGCTTCGCCCCGCTGCCCCACCACTTACCCAGAATATGCAGCCCGATCTCCGTCGCTCGGTACTCTCGGCCCTATTTCCATCCAGGGCCGAGTGGTCTCCGCCAGTTATGAGACCATCGAGTATGGAGTCTGAGGATGAGGAAGACGTACCGCCAGTGTCGGCTGAAGAGCTGGCAGCGGCCGTACATAAAATGAGCCAGAGAAACAGGGCTCCTGGACTGGACGGGGTCCCCGGTCGCGTCTGGGTGCTAGCCATGAAGCACCTGGAGGCGCACGTGCTCGAACTCTTTACCAAATGTCTGGTGCAGGGCCGAGTGCCGCGCCGGTGGAAGACGGGCAAGCTAGTGCTGCTCCGTAAAGATGGACGACCGGAGGACCAGCCGTCGGCCTACCGCCCTATCGTTTTGATCGACGAGATATGCAAGACCCTGGAGAGGGTGATCGTGGCGCGCCTCACCCGCCACCTTGAGGGCGCCGGCCCGAACCTGAGTGATGCTCAGTTCGGGTTCAGGGCTTGTCGGTCAACGATAGATGCGGTGGCGCGTGTGCGGCAAATCTCAGAGGAGGAAATCTCTCGGGGCGGGGTGGTGTTGGTCGTCTCGTTGGACATTACCAACGCTTTCAACACCCTGCCCTGGGAGACAATAAAGGAGGGACTTAGGTACCACCGAGTGCCGAGATACTTGCGCCGAACTATCGGCAATTATCTCTCTGAGCGCTCGGTGCAATACCCAACCGAGGAGGACGACTGGGAGGAGTTGGAGGTGGACTGCGGCGTCCCACAGGGCTCGTCGCTCGGTCCGGGCCTATGGGACATAGGCTACGACCACGTGCTCCGCGGCGCCAATCTTCCGGGCGTGGAGCTCGTCGCGTACGCGGATGACACGGCAGTCGTCTGCCGCGCCAAGTCCCACCGAGAGGCAAAAATACTGGCAACGGCAGCAGTCGCACAAGTTGTGCGAAGAATCCAGGCGTTGGGTCTGACGGTGGCGCTGAACAAGTCGGAGGCCCTCTTGTTCCATGGGCCCAGGAACGCGCCTCCGCCGGGCCTGGAAGTAATAGTGAGCGGGACGAGGATCCAAGTTGCGTCCACAATGACCTATCTCGGTCTGGTCCTCGATAGTCGGTGGTCATTTAAGGAACACTTCCGCCGACTATCCGAGAAGGTGAAGAGGTCTGCGGGCGCCTTGGCCTCGCTGCTCCCAAATCTCGGGGGCCCGAGTTTGACCTGTCGGCGTCTCTACATGGGCGTCGTCCGTTCGATGGTCATGTATGGGGCGCCGATCTGGGTGGACAGTTTGTTGCCCGAGAACAGGCTGGCCCTGGGACGGCTACAGCGAGTGATGGCGACGCGTGCAGTCCGAGGATATCGCACTATCTCTCGCGACGCATCGTGCCTCCTTGCTGGAAGCGTTCCTTGGGACTTGGACGCTCAAACCCTCGCCGAAGTGTATTGGCTTGGCGCAGCGGTCCGCGCGAGGGGAAGCAACCCCTTACCGGAagccgtacgtcggtggagggacCGAGCTGAGGAAGCGGCCATCGAGCTTTGGGAGGAGCGACTCCTCGAGCCGCAAGTCAGTGTGGAACTGGTGCTGGCTATCAGGCCGGTACTCAAAGAGTGGTTGACCAGAAAGCACGGCGCGCTCTCCTTCCGACTCAcgcaggtgctgaccgggcacggctgcTTTGGTCGCTACCTGTGTGAGATCGCGAACAGAGAAGAGAGTACGCGCTGTCACCACTGCGATTGTGACAGGGACACGGCGGAGCACACAGTGTCTGCCTGTCCTTCTTGGACTCGACAACGGGCGGCCCTTACGGCCGCCATTGGATTTGACATTTCGCTGCCCGCGCTCGTTCGCGCCATGGTGGGCAGCGAACCCGGATGGACAGCGGTGCAGACCTTCTGTGAGGAGGTCATCGCCGCgaaggaggaggccgagcgaGTGAGGGAGCTGGAAGCGCTCGACCCCCGCCG
This DNA window, taken from Aricia agestis chromosome 19, ilAriAges1.1, whole genome shotgun sequence, encodes the following:
- the LOC121736772 gene encoding uncharacterized protein LOC121736772, which encodes MEERILKNTPRVGLGGPVDTRESHTSSEVCRAYTGPAQNALEGVEAAAAASGGGGASSRDGPKPALLTAPVANILTTNDNSRHTARSPVVQLERLLGLEGGSRVTTPVSDIDLALSTASEGESGSRVLTPVSTGTVRSGLFFKPGIGSDESDSESAVSQNKDDDMHKTKDRFRRKRRGSELEDSPEKNRGAARKPSSKRGRGRPPTTGMYVGLAKAKKDFNDEEMRAMQLEAEKEIFESGRRIPQFRAGRLSGNSSNSDATAVEAREVTAASVGVVITECLGAINSVAVKSKNLKGTSVATLKKATQALSEAFSAIMNRSVSDETRALEAANARLSREINEMKAELEAVKRKLADAQPQPTPVSIGRELDVEELLQRAVREAVSLTNARMDARLEGLEARLLPEPRLRPPLAADKKNDEAQGAAVAASKAKERTPEPEHAVSTLMPPLNPGPALKKKKKVNKKSAAAVEAAAARRDTAPSTAAKGPNPTEQWSEVVKRGGKIQKKGEGKKEGPKQKGQAKKKRKRKSLRAPKTAAVVITLQEGAEKRGVTYKDVMDKAKGSLDIVTLEIPAVKFKRAVTGARMYEVSGSSCKEKADTLASKLREVLGEEDVRISRPQKCAELRISGMDDSATASEVAAAIARAGCCAAEDIKVGEIRVDRSGCGTAWVKCPVEAAKVVTAPGAKLYVGWTMVRVTLLSARVMRCYRCHEVGHTRATCPSDTDRGDLCFRCGQPGHTIKTCGNPPHCALCAANGRKADHVVGSTPCKIPRKKGKGSNKSQSPKAATPTTVASGAGVAPMEAQ